A single genomic interval of Picosynechococcus sp. PCC 7003 harbors:
- the tsf gene encoding translation elongation factor Ts, with protein sequence MAQISAKLVKELRDKTGAGMMDCKKALGETNGDITKAIEWLRQKGITSAEKKAGRVAAEGLIESYIHTGGGIGVLVEVNCETDFVARGDIFKDLAKGIAMQIAACPNVQYVKVDDIPTEIADKEREIEMGRDDLAGKPDNIKEKIVEGRIAKRLKELSLMDQPYIRDQNMTVEELVKQTIATIGENVQIRRFQRFVLGEGIEKKEEDFAAEVAAQMGK encoded by the coding sequence ATGGCACAAATTTCTGCAAAGCTTGTCAAGGAACTGCGCGATAAAACTGGCGCAGGAATGATGGATTGCAAAAAAGCGCTTGGTGAAACCAATGGGGACATCACTAAAGCGATTGAGTGGCTCCGTCAGAAAGGGATTACCTCTGCTGAGAAAAAAGCAGGTCGGGTAGCAGCCGAAGGACTGATTGAAAGTTACATTCACACTGGTGGCGGCATTGGTGTTCTCGTAGAAGTAAACTGCGAAACCGACTTCGTTGCCCGTGGTGATATTTTCAAAGATCTGGCCAAAGGGATCGCCATGCAGATCGCCGCTTGTCCTAATGTTCAGTATGTGAAAGTCGATGACATTCCGACTGAAATTGCCGACAAAGAGCGCGAAATTGAAATGGGTCGCGATGACCTCGCCGGGAAACCCGATAATATCAAGGAAAAAATTGTTGAAGGCCGCATTGCTAAGCGCCTAAAAGAACTTTCTTTGATGGATCAGCCCTACATCCGTGATCAGAATATGACGGTTGAAGAGCTTGTGAAGCAGACGATCGCCACCATTGGTGAAAATGTTCAAATTCGTCGTTTCCAACGTTTCGTCCTGGGCGAAGGTATTGAGAAAAAAGAAGAGGACTTCGCCGCAGAAGTCGCCGCACAAATGGGCAAGTAA
- a CDS encoding cofactor assembly of complex C subunit B produces the protein MIDIHLYAVNLQAPLVKTVLEQSVITSTLLLTLLLMVGLFFFIRASIKDRTEQVELLAKEPEESIFERLQTYFEQRAYRITTVDGVNNIVTYEGFVPPSGFIAVFLSLLAALGLVCIALVLALLYPNIGFAFLGICLLAPLAGLFYWRKAGKIEKVILQITTQTPITETPTRLITVTAHRDELIQLRQVMPYQLHEA, from the coding sequence ATGATCGATATACATTTATATGCAGTGAATCTTCAAGCCCCCCTCGTAAAAACCGTGCTAGAACAATCCGTAATCACCTCGACCCTCCTCCTCACATTGCTCTTGATGGTGGGTCTGTTTTTCTTCATCCGCGCTTCCATCAAAGATCGCACCGAACAAGTAGAGCTATTGGCAAAAGAACCTGAAGAATCCATCTTTGAGCGCCTCCAAACCTATTTCGAACAGCGAGCCTATCGGATTACCACAGTTGATGGCGTGAACAACATTGTCACCTATGAAGGCTTTGTCCCTCCCAGTGGCTTTATCGCTGTTTTCTTAAGTCTATTAGCGGCCCTTGGCTTAGTTTGTATCGCCCTAGTCCTAGCACTCCTCTATCCCAATATTGGCTTTGCTTTCCTTGGTATTTGTCTCCTGGCTCCCTTGGCGGGTCTATTTTACTGGCGCAAGGCCGGGAAGATAGAAAAAGTCATTTTACAGATCACCACACAAACACCGATTACTGAGACCCCCACCCGATTGATCACAGTGACAGCCCACCGTGATGAATTGATCCAACTGCGCCAGGTCATGCCCTACCAACTCCACGAAGCCTAG
- the rpsB gene encoding 30S ribosomal protein S2, protein MPVVSLAELLESGVHFGHQTRRWNPRMAPYIYTSRNGVHIIDLVQTAQLVEQAYSYMKEASENGKHVLFVGTKRQAAGIIAQEAKRCGAFYINQRWLGGMLTNWETIKTRVERLKELEALEESGNLARRPKKEASMLRRELDKLQKYLGGIKNMRKIPDIVVIIDQRREHNAIQECQKLGIPIVSLLDTNCDPQTVDLPIPANDDAIRSIKLIVGKLADAIYAGRHGQPVDDNGDYGDFDEAIDEYADETDASESE, encoded by the coding sequence ATGCCCGTTGTATCTCTCGCTGAGCTACTAGAATCTGGTGTCCACTTTGGGCACCAAACCCGCCGCTGGAACCCCAGAATGGCACCTTACATCTACACATCCCGTAACGGTGTCCATATTATTGACCTCGTTCAAACGGCCCAGCTCGTTGAACAAGCCTACAGCTATATGAAGGAAGCTTCCGAAAATGGTAAGCATGTCCTTTTTGTCGGCACCAAACGTCAAGCCGCTGGTATCATCGCCCAAGAAGCAAAACGCTGTGGCGCTTTTTACATCAACCAGCGTTGGTTGGGGGGAATGCTCACCAACTGGGAAACCATTAAAACCCGTGTTGAGCGCCTCAAAGAATTAGAAGCCCTCGAAGAAAGCGGCAACCTTGCCCGCCGTCCGAAAAAAGAAGCCTCCATGCTTCGTCGCGAACTGGACAAGCTACAAAAATACCTCGGCGGCATCAAGAACATGCGCAAAATCCCTGACATTGTGGTGATCATTGACCAACGTCGGGAACACAATGCGATTCAAGAATGCCAAAAGTTAGGGATTCCCATTGTTTCTCTCTTAGATACCAACTGCGATCCCCAAACCGTTGATTTACCAATTCCGGCGAACGATGATGCTATTCGTTCCATTAAGTTGATTGTGGGTAAATTGGCCGATGCAATCTATGCCGGTCGCCACGGTCAGCCCGTTGACGACAACGGTGACTACGGAGACTTCGATGAAGCAATCGATGAGTACGCCGATGAGACCGATGCATCTGAGTCTGAATAA
- a CDS encoding response regulator transcription factor, which translates to MKKIRVVLIEDHDLTRIGLRTSLQQCADIELLAEAANGVDGLRLLEEIHPDLAIVDIGLPELDGIELTRILKQEKLKHQSQEAQTKVLILTLQDDDAAVLAAFAAGADSYCMKDITFDHLVEAVKTTDSGNSWIDPAIARIVLNQVQGGESLSGTTVTIQATSPEDQQLLESCPLTDRELEVLQLIVDGCSNSEIAEHLFITVGTVKTHVRNILNKLCADDRTQAAVRALRSGLVG; encoded by the coding sequence ATGAAAAAAATTCGGGTTGTTCTAATTGAAGATCATGATTTAACGCGGATCGGGCTACGAACTTCTCTACAACAATGTGCGGACATTGAACTTTTGGCAGAGGCGGCCAATGGGGTGGATGGATTGCGTTTATTAGAGGAGATTCATCCTGACTTGGCAATTGTGGATATTGGTTTGCCTGAGCTAGATGGAATTGAGCTAACGCGAATTTTGAAACAAGAAAAACTCAAACATCAGTCCCAAGAGGCGCAAACAAAGGTTTTAATTTTGACGTTGCAAGATGATGATGCTGCTGTTTTAGCGGCTTTTGCGGCAGGGGCAGATTCTTATTGTATGAAGGATATTACGTTTGATCATTTGGTAGAGGCAGTCAAAACGACCGACTCAGGTAATAGTTGGATTGATCCGGCGATCGCCCGCATTGTTCTCAATCAAGTGCAAGGGGGAGAATCCCTTTCTGGCACTACGGTCACGATTCAAGCGACTTCTCCGGAGGATCAACAACTCCTTGAAAGCTGTCCTTTAACGGATCGAGAATTGGAAGTACTCCAATTGATTGTTGATGGTTGCAGCAATTCCGAAATTGCCGAGCATTTATTTATTACGGTGGGTACCGTTAAGACCCATGTCCGCAATATTCTCAATAAACTCTGTGCCGATGATCGCACCCAAGCCGCTGTGCGCGCCCTTCGTTCCGGTCTGGTCGGTTAA
- a CDS encoding sensor histidine kinase KdpD, which translates to MTTLPQLLPVSPEYLSLCQGQLQLLAQGIGAEWGIVYLAQPDQENQEITLQPISAFPDRLLAAGRQGATDMVTMDPDQGEWLDVSMGEETGALPEDLIDLLGEPTRAFPLWHGDLILGILATGRRDRGWRSPEVAQIELIAEGLVLACVLDQQKSWATERLTQQQHLQALEQEHFHDLLHQLRNPTMAISTFGKLLLKRLLPTEKNYTVAEGIVRESDRLKGLLTQFSEEVDLLTAQIPQLEGGPSLALPPNGGPSLAPDRSLAVEPLPVAEVVLPLVASLGAIAAERGITLNYALPEPSPWILGNHTALMEVLNNLLENALKYTPSGGQVLLQVEAQTQELTIAVHDTGYGIPPADLPHVFERHYRGVQAESAIEGTGLGLAIAADLVGKMAGDIEVYSPTIGLPHTETLPGSTFMLWLKVAANPNQVISAEFSPSD; encoded by the coding sequence ATGACGACATTACCGCAACTATTGCCAGTTAGCCCCGAGTATTTGTCCCTGTGCCAAGGACAGTTGCAATTGTTAGCCCAAGGGATTGGGGCTGAGTGGGGGATTGTTTATTTGGCCCAGCCAGATCAAGAGAATCAAGAAATTACCCTCCAACCGATTAGTGCTTTTCCTGATCGTTTACTGGCTGCGGGGAGGCAGGGGGCAACGGACATGGTAACGATGGATCCGGATCAAGGGGAATGGCTTGATGTTTCGATGGGCGAGGAGACGGGGGCTTTACCGGAAGATCTGATAGATCTATTGGGGGAACCAACGAGGGCATTTCCCCTGTGGCATGGTGATTTGATTTTGGGGATTTTGGCGACGGGACGACGAGACCGAGGTTGGCGATCGCCGGAGGTGGCCCAGATTGAATTGATTGCCGAAGGTTTAGTGCTGGCTTGTGTATTGGATCAACAAAAGAGTTGGGCAACGGAACGGCTCACCCAACAGCAACATCTACAGGCCCTAGAGCAAGAGCATTTCCATGATCTGCTGCATCAGCTCCGTAATCCAACGATGGCGATTAGTACCTTCGGTAAGTTGCTGTTGAAACGGTTGCTGCCGACGGAAAAAAATTACACAGTCGCTGAGGGAATTGTCCGGGAAAGCGATCGCCTGAAGGGATTACTCACCCAATTTAGCGAAGAGGTGGATCTCTTAACGGCTCAAATTCCCCAGTTAGAAGGGGGGCCAAGTTTAGCGTTACCTCCCAATGGTGGGCCGAGTCTGGCCCCAGACCGCTCCCTTGCCGTAGAACCGCTACCCGTGGCAGAAGTGGTGCTTCCCCTTGTGGCTTCCCTGGGGGCGATCGCCGCCGAGCGGGGAATCACTTTAAATTACGCGCTGCCAGAACCGTCTCCCTGGATTTTGGGGAATCACACCGCCCTGATGGAAGTTTTGAATAATCTCTTAGAAAATGCTCTGAAATATACACCGTCCGGGGGGCAAGTGCTCTTACAGGTTGAAGCCCAGACTCAGGAACTCACCATTGCCGTCCACGATACGGGCTACGGCATTCCTCCGGCAGATTTACCCCACGTTTTTGAACGGCATTATCGGGGTGTGCAGGCTGAAAGTGCCATTGAAGGTACCGGACTTGGGTTGGCGATCGCCGCTGATCTTGTGGGTAAAATGGCCGGGGACATTGAAGTGTATAGTCCAACCATCGGTTTACCCCATACCGAAACTCTCCCCGGTAGCACCTTTATGCTGTGGCTCAAAGTTGCCGCCAACCCCAATCAAGTCATCTCGGCCGAGTTTTCTCCAAGCGATTGA
- the psaB gene encoding photosystem I core protein PsaB, with the protein MATKFPKFSQDLAQDPTTRRIWYGIATAHDFETHDGMTEENLYQKIFASHFGHLAIIFLWTSGTLFHVAWQGNFEQWIKDPLNVRPIAHAIWDPHFGQGAIDAFTQAGASNPVNIAYSGVYHWFYTIGMTTNADLYQGAVFLLILSSLFLFAGWLHLQPKFRPSLAWFKDAESRLNHHLAGLFGVSSLAWTGHLVHVAIPESRGVHVGWDNFLSVKPHPAGLMPFFTGNWGVYAQNPDTAGHVFGTSQGAGTAILTFLGGFHPQTESLWLTDIAHHHLAIAVLFIIAGHMYRTKFGIGHSIKEILNAHQPPSGKLGAGHKGLYDTVNNSLHFQLGLALASLGVITSLVAQHMYSLPSYAFIAKDYTTQAALYTHHQYIAGFLMVGAFAHGAIFFVRDYDPEANKDNVLYRMLEHKEALISHLSWVSLFLGFHTLGLYVHNDVVVAFGTPEKQILIEPVFAQFVQAASGKALYGFDVLLSNADSIASNASAAYLPGWLDAINSGSNSLFLNIGPGDFLVHHAIALGLHTTTLILVKGALDARGSKLMPDKKDFGYSFPCDGPGRGGTCDISAWDAFYLAMFWMLNTLGWLTFYWHWKHLGIWQGNVAQFNENSTYLMGWFRDYLWANSAQLINGYNPYGVNNLSVWAWMFLFGHLVWATGFMFLISWRGYWQELIETIVWAHERTPLANIVRWKDKPVALSIVQARLVGLAHFTVGYVLTYAAFLIASTSGKFG; encoded by the coding sequence ATGGCAACTAAATTTCCAAAATTTAGCCAAGACCTTGCTCAAGATCCCACTACACGTCGGATTTGGTACGGAATCGCTACAGCACATGATTTCGAGACCCACGATGGGATGACTGAGGAGAATCTTTACCAAAAGATCTTTGCTTCCCACTTCGGTCACCTCGCAATCATCTTCCTGTGGACTTCCGGCACTCTCTTCCACGTTGCTTGGCAAGGCAATTTCGAGCAGTGGATCAAAGATCCCCTGAATGTTCGTCCCATCGCCCATGCGATTTGGGATCCCCACTTTGGTCAAGGGGCAATTGATGCCTTTACCCAAGCGGGCGCTTCTAACCCTGTAAACATTGCATACTCTGGTGTTTACCACTGGTTCTATACCATTGGGATGACCACCAATGCTGACCTTTACCAAGGCGCAGTATTCCTTCTGATCCTCTCTTCTCTGTTTTTGTTCGCAGGCTGGCTGCACTTGCAACCCAAGTTCCGCCCTAGTCTTGCGTGGTTCAAGGATGCTGAATCTCGTCTCAACCACCATCTAGCTGGTTTGTTTGGTGTCAGTTCTTTGGCTTGGACAGGTCACCTAGTACACGTTGCAATTCCTGAGTCTCGTGGTGTTCATGTCGGCTGGGATAACTTCCTTTCTGTGAAGCCTCACCCCGCTGGTTTGATGCCTTTCTTCACCGGGAATTGGGGTGTGTATGCTCAGAATCCTGATACTGCGGGTCATGTGTTTGGCACATCCCAAGGTGCGGGTACTGCAATCCTGACCTTCCTTGGTGGTTTCCACCCCCAAACTGAGTCTCTCTGGTTGACTGATATTGCCCACCACCACTTGGCGATCGCCGTGCTGTTTATCATTGCGGGTCACATGTATCGCACCAAGTTCGGGATTGGTCACAGCATCAAAGAGATCCTCAATGCCCACCAGCCCCCCAGCGGTAAGCTTGGTGCAGGCCACAAAGGTCTTTACGATACTGTCAACAACTCCCTCCACTTCCAGTTGGGTCTGGCGCTTGCTTCCTTAGGTGTGATCACCTCTTTGGTGGCACAGCACATGTACTCTCTGCCTTCCTACGCATTTATCGCCAAGGATTACACTACCCAGGCAGCGCTTTACACCCACCACCAGTACATCGCTGGTTTCCTGATGGTTGGTGCGTTTGCCCACGGCGCGATCTTCTTCGTCCGTGACTACGATCCTGAAGCGAACAAAGACAACGTTCTTTATCGCATGCTGGAGCATAAGGAAGCTCTGATCTCCCACCTCAGCTGGGTGTCTCTCTTCCTCGGTTTCCATACCCTCGGACTCTATGTCCACAACGATGTGGTTGTTGCCTTCGGTACGCCTGAAAAGCAAATCCTCATCGAACCTGTGTTTGCTCAGTTTGTCCAAGCGGCTTCTGGTAAAGCACTCTACGGCTTTGATGTTCTTCTTTCCAACGCCGATAGCATCGCTTCCAATGCAAGTGCGGCTTATCTTCCTGGCTGGTTAGACGCCATCAACAGCGGTTCTAACTCTCTCTTCCTCAACATTGGTCCTGGTGACTTCCTCGTTCACCATGCGATCGCCCTCGGTCTCCACACCACCACCCTCATCCTTGTGAAAGGTGCGTTGGATGCCCGTGGTTCCAAGCTGATGCCCGATAAGAAAGACTTCGGCTACAGCTTCCCCTGTGATGGCCCCGGTCGTGGCGGTACTTGTGATATCTCCGCTTGGGATGCCTTCTACCTCGCAATGTTCTGGATGCTGAACACCCTGGGCTGGTTGACCTTCTACTGGCACTGGAAGCACCTCGGCATTTGGCAGGGTAATGTTGCTCAGTTCAACGAAAACTCTACTTACCTGATGGGCTGGTTCCGTGATTACCTCTGGGCGAACTCCGCACAGTTGATCAACGGTTACAACCCCTACGGTGTCAACAATCTCTCCGTCTGGGCTTGGATGTTCCTCTTCGGGCACCTTGTTTGGGCAACTGGTTTCATGTTCCTCATCTCTTGGCGTGGTTACTGGCAAGAGCTGATCGAAACCATCGTTTGGGCGCACGAGCGCACTCCCCTGGCGAACATCGTTCGTTGGAAGGACAAGCCCGTTGCTCTCTCCATCGTTCAGGCTCGTTTGGTTGGTCTCGCTCACTTCACGGTGGGTTACGTCCTCACCTATGCGGCCTTCCTGATTGCTTCGACGTCAGGTAAGTTTGGTTAA
- the psaA gene encoding photosystem I core protein PsaA: protein MAVKVDKDPVPTSFEKWGKPGHFDRTLARGPKTTTWIWNLHADAHDFDSQTSDLEDISRKIFSAHFGHLAVVFVWLSGMYFHGAKFSNYEAWLNNPTVIKPSAQVVWPVVGQGILNGDVGGGFSGIQITSGLFYLWRAAGFTNSYQLYVTAIGGLVMAALMVFAGWFHYHKAAPKLEWFQNAEAMMNHHLSVLLGCGSLGWTGHLIHVSLPVNKLLDSGVAAKDIPLPHEFFDASVMAELYPSFAQGLKPFFTLDWAAYSDFLTFKGGLNPTTGSLWLTDVAHHHLAIAVLFIIAGHMYRTGFGIGHSMKEILEAHKGPFTGEGHKGLYEILTTSWHAQLAVNLALLGSLTIVIAHHMYSMPPYPYMATDYGTQLSLFTHHTWIGGFLIVGAGAHGAIFMVRDYDPAKNVNNLLDRVIRHRDAIISHLNWVCIFLGFHSFGLYIHNDTMRALGRPQDMFSDSAIQLQPIFAQWIQNIHTLAPGGTAPNAIASASQVFGGDVVAIGNKVALMPITLGTADFMVHHIHAFTIHVTVLILLKGLLYSRSSRLVPDKGQLGFRFPCDGPGRGGTCQVSGWDHVFLGLFWMYNSLSIVIFHFSWKMQSDVWGTILPDGSVSHVTGGNFAQSAITINGWLRDFLWAQSSQVINSYGSALSAYGIMFLAGHFVFAFSLMFLFSGRGYWQELIESIVWAHNKLKLAPAIQPRALSIIQGRAVGVAHYLLGGIVTTWAFFLARSLSIG from the coding sequence ATGGCAGTAAAGGTTGATAAGGATCCGGTACCAACTTCCTTTGAGAAGTGGGGCAAACCGGGTCACTTTGACCGAACTCTGGCACGGGGTCCAAAAACCACCACCTGGATTTGGAACCTCCATGCTGATGCACATGATTTCGATAGCCAAACAAGTGATCTCGAAGATATTTCGCGCAAAATCTTTAGCGCCCACTTCGGTCACCTTGCTGTAGTCTTTGTTTGGCTCAGCGGCATGTACTTCCATGGCGCAAAATTTTCTAACTATGAAGCTTGGTTAAATAACCCCACTGTTATTAAGCCAAGTGCACAAGTGGTTTGGCCTGTTGTGGGTCAAGGCATTCTGAACGGAGACGTCGGTGGCGGCTTCAGCGGTATTCAAATTACCTCTGGTCTGTTTTACCTCTGGCGTGCTGCTGGTTTTACCAACTCTTATCAGCTCTATGTGACTGCCATTGGCGGTCTTGTTATGGCAGCCCTGATGGTGTTTGCCGGTTGGTTCCATTACCACAAAGCAGCTCCGAAACTGGAATGGTTCCAGAATGCTGAAGCCATGATGAATCACCACCTATCTGTACTGTTGGGTTGCGGTTCCTTAGGCTGGACTGGCCACTTGATCCACGTTTCTTTGCCGGTAAACAAGCTCCTAGATTCTGGTGTGGCTGCAAAGGATATTCCTTTACCCCACGAGTTCTTTGATGCTTCGGTAATGGCAGAACTGTATCCGAGTTTTGCTCAGGGTCTGAAGCCTTTCTTTACTTTAGATTGGGCAGCATACTCTGATTTCTTGACCTTCAAGGGTGGCTTGAACCCCACTACTGGTAGCCTCTGGCTCACTGACGTGGCTCACCACCATTTGGCGATCGCTGTTCTCTTCATCATCGCGGGTCACATGTACCGGACTGGTTTCGGTATCGGCCACAGCATGAAAGAGATCCTTGAAGCCCACAAAGGTCCTTTCACTGGCGAAGGCCACAAAGGTCTTTACGAAATTCTAACCACCTCTTGGCACGCTCAATTGGCGGTTAACCTCGCGCTGCTTGGTTCTTTAACCATCGTCATCGCGCACCACATGTACTCCATGCCTCCCTATCCTTACATGGCAACAGATTACGGCACTCAGCTGTCTCTGTTCACTCACCACACTTGGATTGGCGGCTTCCTCATTGTTGGTGCTGGTGCCCACGGCGCAATTTTCATGGTTCGTGATTACGATCCCGCTAAGAACGTTAATAACCTCTTAGACCGCGTAATCCGCCACCGTGACGCGATCATTTCTCACCTCAACTGGGTTTGTATTTTCCTCGGCTTCCATAGCTTTGGTCTCTACATTCACAATGACACCATGCGTGCGTTGGGTCGTCCCCAAGATATGTTCTCTGATTCTGCGATTCAGTTGCAGCCTATCTTCGCGCAGTGGATTCAAAACATTCATACCCTTGCTCCCGGTGGTACCGCTCCCAATGCGATCGCCTCTGCGAGTCAAGTTTTCGGCGGTGATGTAGTGGCAATCGGTAACAAAGTTGCCCTGATGCCCATCACCCTCGGTACTGCTGACTTTATGGTTCACCATATCCATGCGTTTACCATCCACGTCACTGTACTTATTCTGCTGAAGGGTCTTCTCTATTCCCGCAGCTCCCGCCTCGTACCCGATAAGGGTCAACTGGGCTTCCGCTTCCCCTGTGACGGTCCTGGTCGTGGTGGTACTTGCCAAGTTTCTGGTTGGGACCATGTCTTCCTCGGACTGTTCTGGATGTACAACTCCCTCTCCATCGTGATTTTCCACTTTAGCTGGAAGATGCAATCCGATGTTTGGGGCACCATCCTCCCAGACGGTAGCGTATCCCACGTCACTGGTGGTAACTTTGCCCAAAGTGCAATTACCATTAACGGCTGGCTCCGTGACTTCCTCTGGGCACAGTCTTCTCAGGTGATCAACTCCTACGGTTCTGCACTGTCGGCTTACGGCATTATGTTCCTAGCGGGTCACTTTGTGTTTGCCTTCAGTCTCATGTTCCTCTTCAGTGGACGTGGCTATTGGCAAGAACTCATCGAGTCCATCGTTTGGGCACACAATAAGCTCAAGTTGGCTCCTGCAATTCAACCCCGTGCTTTGAGCATCATTCAAGGTCGTGCGGTTGGTGTTGCTCACTATCTCCTCGGCGGGATCGTGACAACCTGGGCCTTCTTCCTAGCGAGAAGCTTGTCCATCGGTTAA
- the queG gene encoding tRNA epoxyqueuosine(34) reductase QueG — protein sequence MLQLQTDRTVQIKEYALNLGFHLVGIADATVDNAHNQQQLQAWLAAGFQAEMVWMANSKRQDVTACLPGVQSVICVALNYYTPYEHSQEPGVGKISRYGWGRDYHRVLGKRLKALCQWLTAEFPEEQHRFYVDTGPVQDKVWAERAGLGWIAKNSNVITREYGSWIFLGEVLTTLALTPDQPHTKHCGTCTRCIEACPTQAIAVPFTVDANRCIAYHTIENRAEQLPPHIAPHLQNWVAGCDICQDVCPWNQRFAQPTDIDDFHPYPKHLAPRLTELATLSETEWDQRLTGSALRRIKPAMWRRNAQANLDHQPIEKNLPHKMEKAE from the coding sequence ATGTTGCAGTTGCAAACAGATAGGACTGTCCAAATTAAAGAATATGCTCTAAATTTAGGATTTCATTTGGTGGGAATTGCCGATGCCACCGTGGACAATGCCCACAATCAACAACAGTTACAAGCTTGGTTAGCAGCAGGGTTCCAAGCAGAAATGGTCTGGATGGCTAACTCTAAACGCCAGGATGTCACAGCCTGTTTACCAGGGGTGCAGTCGGTTATTTGTGTTGCCCTCAACTATTACACCCCCTATGAACATTCCCAGGAACCAGGAGTGGGCAAAATCTCCCGTTATGGCTGGGGACGGGATTATCATCGTGTTTTAGGGAAACGTCTAAAAGCGCTTTGCCAGTGGCTCACCGCAGAATTTCCAGAAGAACAACATCGCTTTTATGTGGATACTGGGCCTGTCCAGGATAAGGTTTGGGCGGAGCGGGCGGGCCTCGGTTGGATTGCCAAAAATAGCAATGTCATTACCCGAGAGTACGGTAGTTGGATCTTTTTGGGAGAAGTCCTCACCACCTTAGCTCTAACGCCGGATCAGCCCCACACGAAACATTGTGGTACTTGTACCCGTTGTATTGAGGCCTGTCCAACTCAGGCGATCGCCGTTCCCTTTACCGTTGATGCAAACCGTTGCATTGCTTATCACACCATCGAAAATCGGGCCGAACAACTGCCACCTCACATTGCCCCACATTTACAAAACTGGGTCGCCGGTTGTGATATCTGTCAGGATGTCTGCCCCTGGAACCAGCGATTTGCCCAACCCACCGACATCGACGATTTTCACCCTTATCCCAAACATCTGGCACCAAGACTCACCGAACTTGCCACCCTATCCGAAACAGAATGGGATCAAAGACTCACAGGATCGGCGCTGCGCCGTATCAAGCCAGCCATGTGGCGACGCAATGCCCAAGCGAACCTCGACCATCAACCCATAGAAAAAAACCTCCCCCATAAGATGGAGAAGGCGGAATAA
- a CDS encoding HAD family hydrolase yields MGQLEALIFDVDGTLANTEKDAHRVAFNRAFADVGLSWDWSVDLYGQLLKVTGGKERIRFYIESWQPQMPTVSDLTAFIKDLHARKTQHYCDLLANEVLPLRPGVRRLIQEARDQNIRLAIATTTTPANVTALLTHSLAPDAMDWFEVIAAGDMVPQKKPAPDIFFYALEKMNLRADQCVAFEDSGNGWLSSRGAGLTTVVTVNNYTANQDFTGADLVLSDLGEPDQPFTVLAGEVGTWPYFDVTLAAELLKRKSKS; encoded by the coding sequence ATGGGACAACTAGAAGCCCTGATTTTTGATGTGGATGGCACCCTGGCTAATACAGAAAAGGATGCCCATCGCGTTGCCTTTAACCGTGCCTTTGCCGATGTCGGTTTGTCCTGGGATTGGTCAGTGGATCTCTATGGCCAGCTCCTGAAGGTGACGGGGGGTAAAGAAAGAATTCGTTTTTACATTGAATCTTGGCAGCCGCAAATGCCAACGGTGAGCGACTTGACTGCTTTTATCAAGGATCTCCACGCTCGCAAAACCCAGCATTACTGCGATTTACTCGCCAATGAAGTTTTGCCCCTACGCCCCGGCGTTAGACGACTGATCCAAGAAGCACGGGATCAAAATATTCGCTTGGCGATCGCCACCACCACCACCCCAGCCAATGTCACTGCCCTATTAACCCATTCCCTGGCCCCCGATGCCATGGATTGGTTTGAGGTGATCGCCGCTGGCGACATGGTACCCCAGAAAAAGCCGGCCCCCGATATCTTTTTCTATGCCCTCGAAAAAATGAATCTCCGGGCCGATCAATGCGTTGCCTTTGAGGATTCCGGTAATGGCTGGCTTTCGTCACGGGGTGCCGGCCTCACCACCGTTGTCACCGTGAATAACTACACCGCTAACCAAGATTTTACGGGGGCCGACCTAGTACTTAGTGATCTGGGCGAACCCGATCAACCCTTTACGGTGCTAGCCGGAGAGGTGGGGACTTGGCCCTATTTTGATGTGACTTTAGCCGCCGAATTACTCAAGCGAAAGAGCAAAAGTTGA
- a CDS encoding DUF3155 domain-containing protein, protein MARKRKRKSRRRQEGRKILEIVPQYNIESGDDKPVTAARKHIAANGIMPPAVVVVKRNEHTTDRYFWAEKGLFGAQYVEENHFLFPSLRVLCNNADEEASEKATVSSKA, encoded by the coding sequence TTGGCAAGAAAGCGTAAACGCAAGAGTCGGCGTCGGCAAGAAGGAAGAAAAATTTTAGAGATTGTCCCACAATATAATATCGAAAGCGGTGATGACAAACCTGTGACTGCAGCCCGCAAGCACATTGCTGCGAATGGGATTATGCCCCCAGCAGTCGTTGTAGTTAAGCGTAATGAGCATACCACTGATCGGTACTTTTGGGCAGAAAAAGGATTGTTTGGTGCCCAATATGTAGAGGAGAATCACTTTTTATTCCCCAGTCTACGGGTGCTTTGTAACAACGCCGATGAGGAAGCATCTGAAAAAGCGACTGTTTCTAGCAAAGCTTAA